A stretch of the Chelonia mydas isolate rCheMyd1 chromosome 5, rCheMyd1.pri.v2, whole genome shotgun sequence genome encodes the following:
- the LOC122465961 gene encoding zinc finger and SCAN domain-containing protein 29-like, with product MMERGHDWDPLQCSVKMKPLRNAYRKAHMANSCSGAAPATCRFYKELDVILRGDPSSMPSTTMDASEASATRQEEEEEQQSGSECAPAEEDIPASLDACSQELFSSQEEGSQSRRPVLGEGRTRGGSRCNLEISALRVINGREALLLAEA from the exons atgatggaaaggggccatgattgGGACCCACTGCAGTGCAGTGTTAAAATGAAGCctctgcggaatgcctaccgcaaagcccacatggcaaacagctgctccggtgctgcccccgcgacctgccgtttttacaaagagctggatgtaaTACTTCGTGGTGACCCCTCCTCCAtgccgagtaccaccatggacgcctcagaggccagtgcaacaaggcaggaggaggaggaggagcagcaaagcgggagcgagtgTGCTCCGGCGGAGGAAGACATcccagcatccctagatgcatgcagccaggagctgttctcaagccaggaggaaggtagccagtcacggcggccagtgcttggggaaggaagaaccagaggaggttcccg gtgcaaccttgagatctcagccctCCGTGTTATCAACggccgagaggct CTTTTATTAGCTGAAGCATAA